The following proteins are encoded in a genomic region of Thermosinus carboxydivorans Nor1:
- the obgE gene encoding GTPase ObgE, protein MFIDRARIFVKAGDGGNGMSSFRREKYVPKGGPNGGDGGRGADVYLIVDDSLNTLLDFRYKRKFQGENGGAGGSSNKHGRDAEDLFIKVPPGTIVRDEATGEVIADLTANGQQVLVAKGGRGGRGNARFVSSVNRAPTFAEKGEPGESRWLILELKVLADVGLVGYPSVGKSSILARVSAAKPEIAAYHFTTLTPVLGVVSVGDGRSFVLADIPGLIEGAHAGVGLGHDFLRHIERTKVLIHVLDVSGLEGRDPIDDYHKINEELRLYNEKLARRPQIIAANKMDLPEAQANYKRVAEYMAREGREIYPISAATGDGLPLLMQRAAQLLAEYREEPEAAEEVKVYTAQPEEPFTIRRADDGAFVVEGKNIERLVAMTNFDNDEAVRRFQQIWRKLGIDDALRERGIQEGDTVRIHGVEFEFRP, encoded by the coding sequence ATGTTTATCGATCGTGCAAGGATTTTTGTCAAGGCTGGCGACGGCGGCAACGGTATGTCCAGCTTCCGGCGGGAAAAGTACGTGCCCAAAGGCGGGCCGAACGGGGGTGACGGCGGCCGCGGCGCCGACGTTTACCTCATTGTCGACGACAGCCTGAATACACTGCTTGATTTTCGGTATAAACGTAAGTTTCAAGGTGAAAACGGCGGCGCCGGCGGTTCCAGCAATAAGCATGGCCGAGACGCCGAAGACCTGTTCATCAAAGTGCCGCCCGGGACCATTGTGCGCGATGAGGCGACCGGCGAAGTGATTGCCGATTTAACCGCGAACGGGCAGCAGGTACTGGTGGCCAAAGGCGGCCGCGGCGGCCGCGGCAACGCCCGCTTTGTTTCCAGTGTTAACCGTGCCCCCACGTTTGCGGAAAAAGGCGAGCCAGGTGAAAGCCGTTGGCTTATTTTGGAACTGAAAGTGTTGGCTGACGTGGGGCTAGTTGGTTATCCCAGCGTCGGCAAATCCAGTATTCTGGCCCGGGTATCGGCGGCAAAACCGGAAATTGCCGCTTATCACTTCACGACCCTGACGCCGGTGCTGGGGGTGGTGAGTGTCGGCGACGGGCGTAGCTTTGTGCTGGCCGACATTCCGGGATTAATTGAGGGTGCTCACGCCGGCGTAGGTCTTGGGCATGATTTTCTGCGCCATATCGAACGGACCAAAGTGCTGATTCATGTCCTTGACGTATCAGGCCTGGAGGGGCGCGACCCTATTGACGATTATCACAAGATTAACGAGGAACTCCGATTGTATAACGAGAAACTGGCCCGGCGGCCGCAAATTATTGCCGCCAACAAAATGGACTTGCCGGAGGCGCAGGCTAATTACAAACGGGTTGCCGAGTACATGGCTCGGGAAGGACGGGAGATTTACCCCATTTCGGCGGCCACCGGCGACGGTCTTCCGCTCTTGATGCAGCGGGCCGCCCAGCTTTTGGCCGAGTACCGGGAAGAGCCGGAAGCGGCCGAGGAGGTAAAAGTTTACACTGCCCAGCCGGAAGAGCCGTTTACGATCCGGCGCGCTGACGACGGCGCCTTTGTGGTCGAAGGCAAAAACATCGAGCGGCTAGTCGCCATGACTAACTTTGACAATGACGAAGCGGTGCGCCGCTTTCAGCAAATCTGGCGGAAGCTGGGCATTGACGATGCGCTGCGCGAGCGGGGGATCCAAGAAGGGGATACGGTACGCATTCACGGTGTAGAATTTGAATTCAGGCCATAG
- a CDS encoding Spo0B domain-containing protein — MATGEVCSELIRLLKMQRHDFINHLQVIHAMLQLGRVEKALKYIEDLSHDQALVTEQLANHKELANCQRKTGT, encoded by the coding sequence ATGGCTACCGGCGAGGTATGTTCCGAACTTATCCGTCTACTGAAAATGCAGCGTCATGACTTTATTAATCACCTGCAGGTCATTCATGCCATGCTGCAACTGGGGCGAGTGGAAAAGGCGCTCAAGTATATCGAAGACTTGTCGCATGACCAGGCACTCGTCACTGAACAATTGGCCAACCATAAAGAGCTGGCCAATTGCCAGCGTAAGACCGGAACGTGA
- a CDS encoding M23 family metallopeptidase, with amino-acid sequence MAKLWHRWKSRWDSRDYHWQYHRDDEVDYGWLKQAAVAALIFSAVYIAHVSETVVGRVVDDGIRYILATETDFAYLADWLANYAPRTFDTTVLKRVQTTVSRPADPLMYMSKPVDGKIVSPFGWRTHPVLKQQMLHEGIDIEAPLGASVKAAAPGKVKMVTDSAQHGRVVIIEHSQEVETIYGHLGEVLVKPNEPVSQGQVIARVGKTGITAGPLLYFEVREKGKPIDPLTRLKGTFPDKEGK; translated from the coding sequence ATGGCAAAGCTGTGGCATAGATGGAAAAGTCGCTGGGACAGCAGGGACTATCATTGGCAATACCACCGTGATGACGAAGTGGATTACGGCTGGCTGAAGCAGGCGGCGGTGGCAGCGCTTATTTTTTCCGCTGTCTACATTGCCCACGTTTCCGAGACGGTAGTCGGCAGAGTGGTAGATGACGGCATTCGCTATATTCTTGCTACGGAAACCGATTTTGCCTATCTTGCCGACTGGTTGGCAAACTACGCGCCGCGCACGTTTGACACGACGGTGCTCAAACGGGTCCAGACGACTGTTTCCCGTCCGGCCGACCCGCTCATGTATATGAGTAAGCCGGTGGACGGTAAAATTGTTTCCCCTTTTGGCTGGCGAACCCATCCGGTGCTCAAACAGCAAATGCTGCATGAAGGCATTGATATCGAAGCGCCGCTGGGCGCCAGCGTTAAGGCGGCAGCGCCAGGCAAGGTAAAAATGGTTACGGACAGCGCCCAACACGGCCGGGTGGTCATTATTGAACATAGCCAGGAAGTGGAAACGATTTACGGTCATTTAGGCGAAGTGCTGGTAAAACCCAATGAACCGGTTAGCCAGGGCCAGGTAATTGCTCGGGTGGGCAAGACCGGCATTACGGCCGGGCCGCTTTTGTACTTTGAGGTTCGGGAAAAGGGCAAACCGATAGATCCGCTGACACGGCTTAAAGGAACATTCCCGGACAAAGAAGGGAAGTGA
- the rpmA gene encoding 50S ribosomal protein L27 — translation MFRFNLQRFAHKKGVGSSRNGRDSESKRLGVKRHAGEVVTAGSILVRQRGTHFHPGVNVGIGKDDTLYAKIAGRVAFERKGRYNRQVSVYPLESEQAM, via the coding sequence GTGTTTAGGTTTAATCTTCAGCGTTTTGCCCATAAAAAAGGTGTTGGCAGCTCGCGCAACGGCCGCGATAGTGAATCTAAACGTCTTGGCGTAAAGCGCCATGCCGGTGAGGTTGTCACCGCTGGCAGCATTTTGGTGCGCCAACGCGGCACGCATTTCCATCCGGGCGTTAACGTCGGTATCGGCAAAGACGACACCCTATACGCCAAAATTGCCGGACGGGTCGCTTTTGAACGCAAAGGGCGCTACAACCGGCAGGTTAGCGTATATCCCTTGGAAAGCGAACAAGCCATGTAA
- a CDS encoding Rne/Rng family ribonuclease, protein MGKTIIASIMPEESRMALVEDGELVEYVLERSATGHLVGNIYKGKVKNVLPGMQAAFIDIGGDKNAYLYVGHADANAGRLTVGQDILIQIVKDASGSKGPRTTTGLMLPGRYAVLAPYSDGTGVSRRIEDDAERKRLRQLADKVKPDGVGMIVRTAAAGCSETELARDVEYLHNLWAALAARAKRSPAPALLYRDVDLAIRIVRDYLDDDVTEVVIDNRDAYGRVCDLLQHLAPAALAKVKFYQYPEDIFVHYGIAADLNRLLKREVELACGGFLVIDQTEALTVIDVNTGRFVGDTSLSDTVFRVNMEAAAEIARQLRLRDIGGIIIVDFIDMAKAEHKQAVLAFLAEKMRRDRTRSKILGLTSLGLVEITRKKGRQDLNSLMYSECPCCAGRGRIQSPETVAINIRRHLRWAAAQRKLASRLVIQAHPQVVEILSRQGELARLERELARKLTLESAPAMHPECYSILYDKE, encoded by the coding sequence GTGGGCAAAACCATTATCGCCAGCATTATGCCGGAAGAAAGTCGGATGGCGCTGGTCGAGGACGGTGAGCTGGTGGAGTATGTTCTCGAGCGGAGCGCAACCGGCCACTTGGTAGGCAATATTTATAAAGGAAAAGTAAAAAACGTCCTGCCTGGTATGCAGGCGGCATTCATCGATATTGGCGGCGACAAAAACGCTTATTTGTATGTAGGGCATGCTGATGCAAACGCAGGCCGGCTTACGGTCGGTCAGGACATACTGATCCAAATTGTCAAAGACGCCAGCGGCAGTAAGGGACCGCGGACGACAACGGGATTAATGCTGCCCGGCCGCTATGCGGTGCTTGCGCCTTATTCCGACGGTACCGGCGTTTCCCGCCGGATCGAAGACGATGCTGAGCGCAAGCGGCTCCGTCAATTAGCCGATAAGGTCAAACCCGACGGTGTAGGTATGATTGTCCGCACCGCTGCCGCCGGTTGCAGCGAAACGGAACTGGCGCGTGATGTGGAATATTTACATAACCTCTGGGCAGCCCTTGCTGCCCGAGCCAAACGGTCGCCGGCCCCGGCCCTGCTTTACCGTGACGTAGACTTAGCGATTCGCATTGTGCGCGATTATCTCGATGATGATGTGACCGAGGTGGTCATTGATAACCGCGATGCTTATGGGCGGGTGTGCGACCTCTTGCAACATCTGGCGCCGGCGGCGCTGGCGAAAGTAAAATTTTATCAATACCCGGAAGATATTTTTGTCCACTACGGTATAGCCGCTGACCTCAATCGCTTGCTCAAACGGGAGGTGGAACTGGCCTGCGGCGGTTTTCTCGTTATTGACCAGACCGAAGCGCTTACCGTCATTGATGTTAATACCGGCCGGTTCGTCGGCGATACCAGCCTTAGTGATACGGTCTTCCGGGTTAACATGGAGGCGGCGGCGGAAATTGCCCGCCAGCTCCGGCTGCGCGATATTGGGGGCATCATAATTGTCGACTTTATCGACATGGCCAAGGCAGAACATAAACAGGCCGTACTTGCTTTTTTGGCGGAAAAAATGCGGCGCGACCGCACGCGTTCCAAAATTTTGGGCCTCACCAGCCTGGGACTTGTGGAAATTACCCGTAAGAAGGGACGACAGGACCTGAATAGTCTTATGTATAGCGAATGTCCCTGTTGTGCAGGACGGGGACGAATTCAGTCGCCCGAGACGGTGGCCATTAATATCCGGCGGCACCTGCGCTGGGCGGCGGCGCAGCGCAAACTGGCATCGCGTCTGGTTATTCAGGCCCACCCGCAGGTTGTGGAAATATTATCCCGCCAGGGCGAATTGGCGCGCCTGGAGCGGGAATTGGCGCGAAAACTTACGCTGGAGTCGGCACCGGCCATGCACCCCGAATGTTACTCTATTTTGTATGATAAAGAATAA
- a CDS encoding septum site-determining protein MinC: MAETVVFKGTKGGLRLLFDETEDFAVVLQQLAAKLEQASAFFTAGASIAVPAAATFMPEQRQQLRDLLARYGLIMAEPEAPMPAKREEGPLAAGKDKPSVLVIGKTLRGGQKVEYDGAIIVVGDVNPGAVVIAGGDITILGACRGVAHAGAYGNREATITADRLMATQLRIADLIARAPDHLEEPQCPERARIVGEAVIIEPA; the protein is encoded by the coding sequence ATGGCGGAAACTGTAGTATTTAAAGGAACCAAGGGTGGTCTTAGACTGCTCTTTGATGAAACAGAAGATTTTGCCGTCGTCTTACAGCAGTTAGCCGCAAAGCTGGAGCAGGCTTCCGCATTTTTTACCGCCGGCGCCAGCATTGCCGTTCCGGCGGCAGCTACGTTTATGCCGGAGCAGCGACAGCAGCTCCGCGACCTGTTGGCTCGGTATGGTTTGATCATGGCTGAACCGGAAGCGCCAATGCCGGCCAAGCGGGAAGAGGGGCCGCTAGCCGCAGGCAAGGACAAGCCGTCGGTACTGGTGATCGGCAAGACACTACGTGGCGGGCAGAAAGTGGAATATGATGGCGCCATTATCGTGGTCGGTGATGTAAATCCGGGCGCTGTCGTCATTGCCGGCGGCGACATAACCATCCTCGGCGCCTGCCGGGGCGTTGCCCATGCGGGCGCCTACGGCAACCGGGAGGCGACCATTACCGCCGACCGGCTTATGGCCACGCAACTTAGAATTGCCGATTTAATAGCCCGTGCGCCTGACCATCTGGAAGAGCCGCAGTGTCCGGAGCGGGCACGCATTGTCGGCGAAGCGGTAATTATTGAGCCAGCCTAA
- the proB gene encoding glutamate 5-kinase, giving the protein MLTRNSLAAARRIVVKVGTSTLTHSTGKLNLLRIERLVRELSDLANQGKQIILVTSGAVGAGMDRLGLKEKPKTIPEKQAAAAVGQGILMHTYEKLFGEYGQTVAQVLLTREDSVNRKRYANSRNTLLTLLNMGVIPIINENDAVAIDELKIGDNDTLSAMVASIVDADALIILSDVEGVYTANPQTNPDAALIAEIREITPDVEALAGGPGTMRGTGGMYTKIQAAKIAMSSGVMMVIASGSRDGVVREVLSGAEVGTLFVPKESRLQIRKRWLAFGARIHGAITVDEGCEQALLKGSSVLAAGIRAVEGDFEQGNTIRVLSLTGREIARGITNYSAEDTRKIMGAHTNEIAGILGYKLYDEVIHRDNMVLLVGGGKT; this is encoded by the coding sequence ATGCTAACGCGAAACAGTCTTGCCGCGGCCCGGCGCATTGTCGTTAAAGTAGGCACCAGTACGCTTACCCATAGCACCGGTAAGCTGAACTTACTCCGCATTGAACGGCTGGTAAGAGAACTGTCCGATTTGGCTAACCAGGGAAAACAAATAATTTTAGTGACGTCAGGGGCGGTTGGCGCCGGCATGGACCGGCTGGGCCTCAAGGAAAAGCCGAAAACCATCCCGGAAAAACAAGCGGCGGCGGCGGTGGGGCAAGGTATTCTTATGCATACTTATGAAAAACTGTTCGGTGAGTATGGCCAGACGGTAGCGCAGGTACTCCTGACGCGGGAAGATTCGGTTAACCGCAAGCGCTACGCCAACTCCCGCAACACCTTGCTGACCCTGCTTAATATGGGCGTCATCCCCATCATTAATGAGAACGACGCCGTTGCTATTGATGAGCTAAAAATCGGCGATAATGACACTTTGTCGGCGATGGTGGCCAGTATTGTTGATGCCGACGCGCTTATTATCCTTTCTGACGTGGAAGGTGTGTATACCGCCAACCCGCAAACTAATCCCGATGCCGCGCTGATTGCCGAAATCCGCGAAATTACTCCGGACGTGGAGGCTTTGGCCGGCGGTCCGGGTACCATGCGGGGCACTGGCGGCATGTATACAAAGATCCAGGCCGCGAAAATCGCCATGAGTTCCGGCGTGATGATGGTCATTGCCTCCGGCAGCCGCGACGGCGTGGTACGGGAAGTACTGAGCGGCGCCGAGGTAGGCACCTTGTTTGTGCCGAAAGAAAGCCGTCTGCAAATCCGCAAACGGTGGCTCGCTTTCGGCGCCCGTATTCATGGCGCAATAACGGTAGATGAAGGCTGTGAACAGGCGCTGCTAAAAGGTTCCAGCGTGCTTGCTGCCGGCATTAGGGCGGTAGAAGGCGATTTTGAGCAGGGTAACACCATTCGGGTGCTGTCCCTCACCGGTCGGGAAATTGCCCGGGGGATAACCAACTACAGCGCCGAGGATACTCGCAAAATTATGGGCGCTCATACCAACGAGATCGCCGGTATCCTGGGCTATAAGCTTTATGATGAGGTTATTCACCGGGACAATATGGTATTATTAGTGGGAGGGGGAAAAACGTGA
- the yhbY gene encoding ribosome assembly RNA-binding protein YhbY: MLTGKQKRFLRAKGSVIDPVVQIGKAGVVGSVAASTEQALLARELVKVRVLRNCPQEPVEAIAALATAVGAEVVQVIGRNGLLYKRNPEKSKIELP, from the coding sequence ATGTTAACAGGTAAACAAAAACGCTTTTTACGGGCTAAAGGGAGTGTTATCGACCCGGTCGTCCAAATCGGCAAGGCCGGGGTCGTCGGCTCTGTGGCCGCCAGCACCGAACAGGCCCTGCTGGCCCGGGAACTAGTGAAGGTGCGAGTGTTGCGCAACTGTCCGCAAGAACCGGTCGAGGCCATTGCCGCACTGGCTACAGCCGTTGGCGCCGAGGTCGTCCAGGTTATTGGCCGCAATGGCCTGTTATATAAACGTAACCCCGAGAAAAGTAAAATCGAACTGCCGTAA
- a CDS encoding M50 family metallopeptidase yields the protein MRAGKVAGVQLILNNWFLLLMALFAAAGMLGKALVVFGSVLWHETAHALVAHQLGYRVREIELLPFGGVARIDRLGEAAASELWIAAAGPLSSLIMAGLLAMGRTAWPAWSEELTFCLHVNLTLAAFNLLPALPLDGGRIFRALLSRGRDYGQATAVVVRLGNLISLGLLAAVAFDYLVHQSINLTFLIAAVFLYAAAKAEASVVSFRIMRVLAGKKAELTARRVMPTVHFTAVAGAAARDVVRQFGPEQYHIVLIVDDNFRLRGALTETEVWEALPEHGLYAKIGDFLP from the coding sequence TTGCGGGCCGGCAAAGTGGCAGGCGTACAGTTAATCCTTAATAATTGGTTCTTACTGCTGATGGCTTTATTTGCTGCTGCCGGCATGCTAGGAAAAGCGCTGGTGGTGTTTGGCTCGGTTTTGTGGCACGAGACGGCCCATGCCCTGGTGGCGCATCAGCTGGGCTATCGCGTGCGGGAGATCGAACTGCTGCCATTTGGGGGGGTGGCCCGCATCGATCGGCTGGGGGAAGCTGCGGCGAGCGAACTTTGGATTGCCGCGGCCGGACCGCTGTCCAGTCTTATTATGGCCGGCCTGTTAGCTATGGGGCGCACGGCATGGCCAGCGTGGTCGGAGGAACTTACCTTCTGCCTCCATGTTAACTTAACTTTAGCCGCCTTTAATCTCTTGCCGGCACTGCCGCTCGACGGCGGCCGCATTTTCCGGGCGCTGCTCAGCAGAGGGCGGGATTACGGTCAGGCGACGGCGGTAGTCGTCAGGCTGGGTAACCTTATCAGCCTGGGACTACTGGCGGCCGTGGCCTTTGACTACCTTGTCCACCAGAGTATTAATCTCACCTTTCTTATCGCCGCCGTGTTTTTATACGCCGCCGCCAAGGCTGAAGCTTCTGTTGTCAGTTTCCGCATAATGCGGGTGCTGGCCGGTAAAAAGGCCGAACTGACGGCGCGGAGGGTGATGCCCACCGTTCACTTCACGGCGGTGGCGGGTGCGGCCGCCCGTGACGTGGTCCGCCAGTTTGGCCCGGAGCAATATCATATTGTGCTAATTGTCGATGATAATTTTCGCCTGCGCGGCGCCCTTACCGAGACAGAGGTGTGGGAAGCATTGCCCGAGCATGGACTATACGCTAAAATCGGTGATTTTTTACCTTAA
- a CDS encoding ribosomal-processing cysteine protease Prp, whose protein sequence is MIRVEIVRNRAGAIESFCVTGHANTAPHGADIVCAGVSALTDSAVLGLERHLGRKLTLQAGSGLLSVKLAAPPDERTDAILETMLLGIKEIARLYPRIVRIVEHGR, encoded by the coding sequence ATGATTAGGGTGGAGATAGTTCGTAACCGCGCCGGGGCGATTGAAAGTTTTTGCGTTACCGGCCATGCCAATACGGCGCCGCACGGTGCGGATATTGTGTGCGCCGGCGTATCGGCGCTGACGGATTCGGCGGTGCTCGGTCTCGAGCGCCATCTTGGCCGTAAGCTGACCTTACAGGCCGGCTCAGGTCTTTTGTCCGTGAAATTGGCGGCGCCGCCTGATGAGCGGACAGACGCCATTTTGGAAACTATGCTGTTAGGTATTAAGGAAATTGCTCGCTTATATCCGCGTATTGTTCGGATTGTTGAACACGGGAGGTGA
- the minD gene encoding septum site-determining protein MinD has translation MGEVIVITSGKGGVGKTTTTANLGTGFALQGKRVVLVDADIGLRNLDVVMGLENRIVYDLVDVTEGNCRLKQALIRDKRYETLYLLPAAQTRDKTAVSPDQMKQLCQDLAQDFDYVIIDCPAGIEQGFKNAIAGADRAIIVTTPEVSAVRDADRIIGLLEAEGKHNPKLIINRIRPHMVKKGDMMDIDDIIEILAIDLLGIIPEDEYIVISTNRGEPAVANPASLASTAYKNIVRRLMGENVPLMTLEAEEGFFGKLKKILGL, from the coding sequence ATGGGAGAAGTCATTGTTATAACATCAGGCAAAGGCGGCGTTGGCAAGACGACGACTACCGCTAACCTGGGCACAGGCTTTGCCCTCCAGGGTAAGCGGGTCGTACTTGTTGACGCTGATATCGGACTGCGCAACCTGGATGTGGTAATGGGCCTGGAAAATCGTATCGTTTACGATTTGGTCGATGTTACCGAGGGCAACTGCCGGCTAAAGCAAGCCTTAATCCGGGACAAGCGTTATGAAACGCTGTATTTGTTGCCGGCCGCCCAGACCCGGGATAAAACGGCGGTGAGTCCCGACCAAATGAAGCAGTTGTGTCAGGATTTGGCGCAGGATTTTGACTATGTAATCATTGACTGTCCTGCCGGCATTGAACAAGGCTTTAAGAATGCGATTGCCGGTGCTGACCGGGCGATTATTGTGACTACGCCCGAGGTTTCGGCGGTACGGGATGCCGACCGCATCATCGGTCTTTTGGAAGCTGAAGGCAAACACAACCCCAAGCTCATCATCAACCGGATCCGGCCCCATATGGTGAAAAAGGGCGACATGATGGATATTGACGACATTATCGAAATTCTGGCCATCGACCTTCTGGGGATTATTCCCGAAGATGAGTATATCGTTATTTCCACGAACCGCGGTGAACCCGCGGTGGCCAACCCGGCTTCCCTGGCCAGCACGGCTTACAAAAATATCGTTCGGCGGCTAATGGGCGAGAATGTGCCGCTCATGACATTGGAAGCCGAGGAAGGGTTTTTCGGCAAATTGAAAAAAATTTTAGGCCTGTAA
- the minE gene encoding cell division topological specificity factor MinE yields the protein MFELLQKVFGKETGGSKDIAKERLRLVLVHDRVNVSPQFMEVLKEDMIKVISNYMEINEREMEVQLTHTNSSVALVANIPVNRMKRSALMPEP from the coding sequence GTGTTTGAGTTGTTGCAGAAAGTGTTCGGCAAAGAGACGGGCGGGTCAAAGGACATCGCTAAAGAACGGTTGCGGTTGGTGCTTGTTCACGATCGGGTCAACGTTTCGCCTCAGTTTATGGAAGTTCTGAAAGAGGACATGATTAAGGTCATTTCCAATTACATGGAGATTAATGAGCGGGAAATGGAAGTTCAGCTTACCCATACCAACAGCTCGGTGGCATTGGTGGCCAATATTCCGGTTAACCGTATGAAACGCAGCGCTTTGATGCCCGAGCCTTAA
- the rodA gene encoding rod shape-determining protein RodA, translated as MLNRRLLKNLDYTVITVTVLLVMISLVIIGSATHINTPSEDRYWYVQRQGLFALINFVLIFIMLHFDYKALSKYANILYVVNLVMLLAVMFVGTSALGAQRWIQIGPITLQPSEFSKLIMIISLAHMLDKRMNKLNTFKDIIPVFIYVGVPFLLVLKQPDLGTSLVFLAILFGMIFIAGISIKHLLAIFGAGIAFMPIFWHFLKDYQKKRLLVFLDPNVDPLGSGYHIIQSKIAIGSGMLFGKGLFAGTQSQLNFLPENHTDFIFAVIGEELGFVGAVAILLLYFVLLYRGVKIAAAAKDNFGTLLAVGITSMLTFHVLVNVGMTAGIMPVTGIPLPLMSYGVSSLTTNLMSIGILLNIYMRRQKILF; from the coding sequence ATGTTAAACCGTCGTTTACTGAAAAATCTCGATTACACGGTTATCACCGTGACCGTGCTGCTGGTCATGATTAGCCTGGTCATCATTGGCAGCGCCACCCATATCAACACGCCGAGCGAAGACCGTTACTGGTATGTACAGCGCCAGGGTTTGTTCGCCCTTATTAACTTCGTGCTGATTTTTATCATGCTCCATTTCGACTATAAGGCGCTAAGCAAGTATGCCAATATCCTGTACGTCGTCAACCTTGTTATGCTGCTGGCGGTCATGTTTGTCGGCACTTCCGCCCTGGGCGCCCAGCGCTGGATACAAATCGGGCCGATTACCCTGCAACCTTCCGAATTTTCGAAACTGATTATGATTATTTCCCTGGCGCATATGCTGGACAAGCGCATGAATAAGCTTAACACTTTTAAAGACATCATTCCCGTTTTTATCTATGTGGGTGTCCCTTTTCTTCTGGTGCTCAAGCAGCCTGACCTCGGCACGTCTCTCGTCTTTCTGGCCATTCTGTTCGGGATGATTTTTATTGCCGGTATCAGTATTAAGCACTTGCTGGCTATTTTTGGCGCCGGTATCGCCTTTATGCCGATTTTTTGGCACTTTCTCAAAGATTATCAGAAAAAGCGGTTGCTTGTTTTTTTGGATCCCAATGTTGACCCGCTTGGGTCGGGTTATCACATTATCCAGTCCAAGATTGCCATCGGCTCCGGCATGCTTTTTGGCAAAGGTCTCTTTGCCGGTACGCAGAGCCAGCTTAACTTTTTGCCTGAAAACCATACCGACTTTATTTTTGCCGTGATCGGCGAAGAACTGGGTTTTGTCGGCGCCGTTGCCATTCTTTTGTTGTACTTTGTTTTACTGTACCGCGGCGTGAAGATTGCCGCCGCCGCCAAGGATAACTTCGGTACGCTGCTGGCGGTCGGTATTACGTCGATGTTGACTTTCCACGTCCTTGTCAATGTCGGTATGACGGCGGGCATCATGCCGGTGACCGGCATTCCGCTGCCGCTGATGAGCTATGGAGTAAGTTCGCTTACCACCAACCTTATGAGTATTGGCATCTTGCTGAATATCTATATGCGGCGACAGAAAATCCTCTTTTGA